In Parus major isolate Abel chromosome 3, Parus_major1.1, whole genome shotgun sequence, the following are encoded in one genomic region:
- the PUS10 gene encoding putative tRNA pseudouridine synthase Pus10, with product MSSLTEKDRPIVQFLLNTGTCPRCVLRFCCVGSQMLYRHPHQDLLKDLQEFLKNSQENEGTVCLDVADPPCKRIKLEHREEGADDVNHNGAIPQLPSAGSGNTAMESSAGKVCNVCLGILQQFCEADFVKKVCQKVNSADYQFTSFVFSVSLPPQLSVRERAAWLGVKQQMRNLGLPLAKDDIVQLKEAYKWIIHPQLSEELGVPADGKSLFEVSVVFAHPETEEECHFLATACPDCFKPAKNKQSVFTRMAVIKALEKIKEEDFLKHFPCPPNSPKNLCDALEIQCNNGAVFVAGRYNKYSRNLPQTPWIIDGERKLESSVEELISEHLMAEFKADSFNFSSSGREDVDVRTLGNGRPFAIELVNPRRIHFTAEEMKRLQQAINDSSDKIRVRDLQLVTREAIGRMKEGEEEKTKTYSALIWTDKAIQREDIAFLDDIKELKLDQKTPLRVLHRRPLAVRCRLIHTMKSEYIDEHHFRLHLKTQAGTYIKEFVHGDFGRTKPNIGALLNRTADILELDVESVDVDWPPTLAD from the exons ATGTCTTCACTGACAGAGAAGGACAGACCAATTGTTCAGTTCTTACTCAACACTGGCACTTGCCCACGATGTGTTTTGAGGTTCTGCTGTGTGGGATCACAGATGCTCTACAGACATCCACACCAG GATTTGCTGAAGGATTTGCAGGAATTTCTGAAGAACAGTCAGGAAAATGAAGGCACAGTCTGTTTGGATGTGGCTGACCCACCTTGTAAGAGAATCAAACTTGAACACAGGGAAGAAGGTGCTGATGATGTGAACCACAACGGAGCCATCCCGCAGCTGCCCTCGGCTGGCAGTGGGAATACTGCCATGGAGAGCTCGGCTGGGAAGGTTTGCAACGTGTGTTTGGGAATTCTCCAGCAGTTCTGTGAGGCTGACTTTGTAAAAAAG GTGTGCCAAAAAGTTAATTCTGCTGACTACCAGTTCAccagttttgtattttctgtgtcacTTCCCCCACAGCTGTCTGTCAGAGAG CGTGCTGCTTGGCTGGGGGTGAAGCAGCAGATGAG AAATCTGGGCCTTCCCTTGGCAAAGGATGACATCGTTCAGCTGAAAGAAGCTTATAAGTGGATAATTCATCCCCAGTTGTCAGAAGAGTTGGGTGTTCCTGCTGATGGAAAG agtCTGTTTGAAGTTAGCGTGGTCTTTGCTCACCCAGAAACAGAGGAGGAGTGCCATTTCCT aGCCACAGCCTGCCCAGACTGTTTCAAACCAGCGAAGAACAAACAG TCTGTTTTCACCAGAATGGCAGTTATAAAAGCCCTGGAGAAGATAAAAGAAGAGGATTTTCTCAA GCATTTTCCATGTCCCCCAAATTCACCAAAGAACCTCTGTGATGCTCTGGAAATTCAGTGCAATAATGGTGCAGTTTTTGTGGCTG GAAGATACAACAAATATTCCAGGAATTTACCTCAGACTCCCTGGATTATTGATGGGGAGAGGAAGCTGGAATCTTCAGTGGAAGAATTAATTTCAGAGCATCTAATGGCAGAATTCAAGGCAGACA GCTTTAATTTCAGTTCCTCTGGAAGAGAAGATGTGGATGTAAGGACACTAGGCAATG GAAGGCCCTTTGCAATCGAGCTGGTGAATCCTCGCAGGATTCATTTCACCGCTGAGGAGAtgaagaggctgcagcag GCAATTAATGACTCTTCAGACAAAATACGGGTTCGAGATTTACAGCTTGTCACCAG AGAGGCCATTGGTCGCATGAAGGAAGGTGAGGAGGAGAAGACAAAGACCTACAGTGCCTTGATCTGGACAGACAAAGCAATACAGAGAGAAGACATTGCCTTTCTAGATGATATCAAG GAGCTGAAGCTGGACCAGAAAACCCCTCTGCGGGTGCTGCACCGGCGGCCGCTGGCCGTGCGCTGCCGGCTCATCCACACCATGAAATCCGAGTACATCGACGAGCACCACTTCCGCCTGCACCTCAAGACTCAGGCAGGAAC CTACATTAAAGAGTTTGTGCATGGAGACTTTGGGAGAACAAAGCCCAACATTGGGGCCCTTCTGAACAGAACTGCTGACATTCTGGAGCTGGATGTAGAA TCTGTTGATGTTGACTGGCCTCCAACCCTGGCTGATTaa